One part of the Rutidosis leptorrhynchoides isolate AG116_Rl617_1_P2 chromosome 1, CSIRO_AGI_Rlap_v1, whole genome shotgun sequence genome encodes these proteins:
- the LOC139860813 gene encoding CASP-like protein 1E2 has product METDHKEMEVINRRSINIKDLVIRLLALALTLVAAVVLGVDKQNTTVAITLVPSLPPVNLPVTAKWTHLSAFVYLVIANAIAFSYAATSLILTVVTRGKSKLVTLITTILDLVMVALLFSAIGATGSVGLIGYKGNSHVKWDKVCNVFDTFCYRVTVSLLISFAASVAYIVLIVIAFLNLYKKY; this is encoded by the exons ATGGAAACAGATCATAAAGAGATGGAGGTGATTAACAGAAGATCAATTAACATCAAGGATTTGGTAATAAGGTTATTAGCACTCGCACTTACTCTAGTCGCTGCTGTGGTTCTTGGCGTTGATAAACAGAACACAACCGTCGCTATCACTCTTGTTCCGTCGCTGCCGCCTGTCAACCTCCCTGTCACTGCTAAGTGGACTCACTTGTCTGCGTTTGT GTATTTGGTGATTGCGAATGCAATTGCATTTTCATATGCAGCAACATCATTGATTCTTACTGTCGTAACCAGAGGAAAAAGTAAGCTTGTGACATTGATTACAACTATTTTGGATTTGGTCATGGTGGCACTACTATTCTCGGCTATTGGTGCAACTGGTTCAGTTGGTCTTATCGGCTACAAAGGCAACTCTCATGTGAAGTGGGATAAAGTGTGTAATGTGTTCGACACATTTTGTTACCGAGTAACCGTGTCTCTTTTGATATCGTTTGCCGCTAGCGTAGCTTATATTGTGCTCATTGTCattgcttttttaaacctttacaaGAAGTATTGA